In Pedobacter sp. WC2423, the following are encoded in one genomic region:
- a CDS encoding ABC transporter ATP-binding protein, with product MNYNLNSLPDGAAKSSAWSGVKSLLKLVEQERKTLIIALCTVLLNASLNLLGPFLIGHTIDKYILTKQYHGVLVFSGILLAMYITAFVSSYFQTKLMGGLGQRIIFELRNTIFNKIQQLPLAFFNENKAGDLISRVNNDTDKLSQFFSQALMQFISNIVIMVGAGIFLLIINIKLGMAALVPAAFILIFTKLISPWIKKKNALNLKSTGAMSAEIQESLNNFKVIIAFNRRDYFRKRFDQANQKNYKTAIGAGLANNIFLPVFGLFSSIAQLTVLSFGIYLITQGNFTIGLLVSYLSYATNFYNPLRQLAALWTSFQLALAGWDRIGQILSLNNNLVTISYDDTANPTDAVLEFRNVHFGYPGGYEILHNISFAMERGKTYALVGPTGGGKTTTASLMARLYDPLEGTILLSGRDIRTYSAEERAAKIGFILQEPFLFTGTVRENILYSNSRYHKFSNEQFLNVLKEAKLEGLLATFEDGLDTAILSGGNSLSIGQKQLIAFMRAVLRKPELLILDEATANIDTITEQLLGQILANLPKETTLVVIAHRLNTIENADEIFFINSGEVTRAGSFKEAVDRLMHGKRLS from the coding sequence ATGAATTATAACCTGAACAGTCTGCCTGACGGGGCAGCAAAAAGTTCTGCCTGGTCGGGTGTAAAGAGCTTGTTAAAGCTGGTAGAGCAGGAAAGAAAAACATTAATTATTGCACTCTGTACAGTACTGCTGAATGCTTCCCTGAACTTATTAGGCCCTTTTTTAATCGGGCATACCATTGATAAATATATCCTGACTAAACAGTATCATGGTGTACTGGTATTTTCGGGCATCCTGTTGGCCATGTATATTACTGCATTTGTGAGCAGTTATTTTCAGACCAAGTTAATGGGAGGATTAGGACAGCGTATTATTTTCGAATTGAGAAATACCATCTTTAATAAAATTCAACAGCTTCCACTTGCTTTTTTTAATGAAAATAAAGCGGGAGACCTGATTTCCAGAGTTAATAATGATACGGATAAACTTAGCCAGTTCTTTTCACAGGCACTGATGCAGTTTATTAGTAATATTGTGATCATGGTCGGAGCAGGGATATTTTTGCTGATCATCAATATCAAATTGGGAATGGCTGCTTTAGTACCAGCCGCTTTTATCCTGATTTTTACTAAATTAATCTCTCCCTGGATTAAGAAGAAAAATGCATTAAACCTGAAGAGCACTGGTGCAATGAGTGCAGAAATTCAGGAAAGTCTGAATAACTTTAAAGTGATCATCGCTTTTAACAGACGTGATTATTTCAGAAAGCGGTTTGATCAGGCGAACCAGAAGAATTATAAGACTGCGATTGGTGCAGGTCTGGCTAACAATATTTTCCTTCCTGTGTTTGGGTTATTTTCTTCCATTGCCCAGCTGACGGTCTTGTCTTTTGGTATTTACCTGATTACACAGGGGAATTTTACCATTGGTTTATTAGTGAGTTACCTTTCTTATGCAACCAACTTTTATAATCCGCTGCGCCAGTTAGCAGCTTTATGGACAAGTTTCCAGCTGGCTTTAGCGGGATGGGACAGGATCGGTCAGATTTTATCGCTGAACAACAACCTGGTGACTATTTCGTATGATGATACTGCAAATCCGACTGATGCGGTTCTTGAATTCAGAAATGTACATTTTGGTTATCCTGGTGGTTATGAGATTCTCCATAATATCAGCTTTGCGATGGAACGGGGTAAAACTTATGCGCTGGTAGGTCCAACAGGAGGTGGTAAAACAACGACAGCCTCATTAATGGCCCGTTTATATGATCCGCTGGAAGGGACAATTTTATTAAGCGGCAGAGATATCCGGACTTACAGTGCAGAAGAACGTGCAGCGAAAATAGGTTTTATCTTGCAGGAGCCTTTCTTATTTACAGGAACGGTACGTGAAAATATTCTCTATAGTAATTCACGTTATCATAAATTCAGCAATGAACAATTCCTGAATGTATTGAAAGAGGCGAAATTAGAAGGATTACTGGCTACCTTTGAGGATGGCCTGGATACGGCAATTTTATCAGGCGGGAATAGTTTAAGTATCGGACAGAAGCAACTGATTGCTTTTATGCGGGCAGTTTTGCGTAAACCAGAGTTGTTGATCCTGGATGAAGCTACTGCTAATATTGATACGATAACTGAGCAGCTGCTTGGGCAGATTCTGGCTAATTTGCCGAAAGAAACAACTTTAGTCGTCATTGCACACCGGTTAAATACGATTGAAAATGCAGATGAGATTTTCTTTATTAACTCAGGAGAAGTGACCAGGGCAGGCTCGTTCAAAGAAGCTGTTGACAGATTGATGCATGGGAAAAGATTGAGTTAG
- a CDS encoding ABC transporter ATP-binding protein gives MKEQIGTDQKSPPGIFSLLKPYRAMVIMLILFALFSNGLNLWLPRMIGHGIDAYNSGNFSYKAIIIEFTVVALIIFIFSYLQGIVQTYASERVACDLRTRITKKISEQSFVFIEKTNPSKLLTNLTSDVDSVKLFISQAIVSIVSSIFIIIGATILLLSINWRLGLTTICIIPIIGGAYYMVLGKVKVLFKKSREVIDWLNKVINESILGAALIRVINSQQLEYEKFFNASTQAKNIGISILRLFAWLIPIIVFTANMAGLMILALGGHYVIKGSMTIGDFAAFNSYLALLIFPILVIGFMSNVIAQATASFGRISQVLNAEDPAETGTLTTSLAGAIEVEAVSISYGEKSSLKDISFKVEPGSKIAIIGPTAAGKSQLLYLLTGLIQADSGKVLYDGKPIEEYQSEAFHAQVGFVFQDSIMFNMSIRENIAFSDLVTDESLEKSIATAELKDFIDAMPDGLNTKVSERGLSLSGGQKQRIMLARALALNPKILLLDDFTARVDPQTEQKILANITANYPGLTLISVTQKIAAVQHYEKIILLMQGELLAEGTHEELMQKSPEYIQILNSQQSTSNYEL, from the coding sequence ATGAAAGAACAAATCGGTACTGATCAAAAGAGCCCTCCGGGAATATTCAGCCTGTTAAAACCCTATAGGGCAATGGTCATCATGCTCATTCTATTTGCACTTTTTAGCAATGGACTGAATTTATGGCTGCCCCGGATGATTGGTCATGGAATTGACGCTTATAATAGTGGAAACTTTTCCTATAAAGCCATTATTATAGAATTTACGGTAGTCGCACTGATTATTTTTATATTCAGTTACCTGCAGGGAATTGTGCAGACTTATGCGTCAGAGCGTGTTGCTTGCGATCTGCGAACCAGGATTACTAAAAAAATCTCAGAACAGAGTTTTGTCTTTATTGAGAAAACCAATCCTTCAAAATTATTAACCAACCTGACCTCGGATGTAGATTCAGTGAAGTTGTTTATTTCTCAGGCTATCGTTTCTATAGTCTCTTCTATCTTTATTATCATTGGTGCTACCATTTTGCTGCTGAGTATTAACTGGAGACTGGGTTTAACTACAATTTGTATCATTCCCATTATTGGCGGCGCATATTATATGGTATTGGGTAAAGTAAAAGTGCTGTTCAAAAAGAGCAGGGAAGTTATTGACTGGTTAAACAAAGTTATCAATGAAAGTATTCTTGGTGCTGCGCTGATCCGTGTCATCAATTCTCAGCAACTGGAATATGAGAAGTTTTTTAATGCCAGTACACAGGCAAAAAATATTGGTATTTCTATTCTCCGGTTATTTGCATGGCTGATTCCAATCATTGTTTTTACAGCGAATATGGCTGGATTAATGATTCTTGCTTTAGGTGGGCATTATGTGATTAAAGGGAGCATGACCATCGGGGATTTTGCTGCTTTCAACAGTTATCTTGCCTTATTGATTTTCCCGATCCTGGTCATTGGCTTTATGAGTAACGTGATTGCACAGGCTACAGCATCTTTTGGCAGGATCAGCCAGGTGCTGAATGCAGAAGATCCTGCAGAAACGGGTACATTAACCACGAGCCTGGCCGGTGCAATTGAGGTAGAAGCTGTAAGTATTAGTTATGGGGAGAAATCGTCACTGAAAGACATTTCTTTTAAAGTGGAACCTGGTTCAAAGATTGCAATCATTGGCCCTACTGCTGCGGGAAAATCTCAATTGCTTTACTTGTTGACCGGACTCATACAGGCGGATTCAGGGAAAGTGCTATATGATGGCAAGCCTATTGAAGAATATCAATCTGAGGCTTTTCATGCCCAGGTAGGGTTTGTATTTCAGGATAGTATCATGTTTAACATGAGTATCCGTGAAAACATTGCTTTTAGTGACCTGGTTACCGATGAGTCACTGGAGAAGTCTATTGCTACAGCTGAGTTGAAAGACTTTATAGACGCCATGCCCGATGGATTGAATACCAAAGTTTCTGAACGTGGACTGAGTCTTTCTGGGGGTCAAAAACAACGGATTATGCTGGCCCGCGCATTAGCTTTAAATCCTAAAATATTATTACTTGACGATTTTACAGCAAGGGTTGACCCGCAAACGGAACAAAAAATACTGGCTAATATTACTGCAAATTATCCCGGGCTTACCTTGATCTCTGTGACACAGAAGATCGCAGCAGTACAGCATTATGAAAAGATTATTCTGCTGATGCAGGGTGAATTGCTGGCTGAAGGAACGCATGAAGAGCTGATGCAAAAAAGCCCGGAATATATTCAGATTCTTAACTCTCAACAAAGTACAAGCAATTATGAATTATAA